From Bradyrhizobium sp. NDS-1, the proteins below share one genomic window:
- a CDS encoding TIGR01459 family HAD-type hydrolase yields the protein MTADIIDIEGLGTIAGRFDHVLLDQWGTLHKGQAIFPQARDCVARLRQAGKRILVLSNSGKRAGSNAARLASLGLSPEAYDGILTSGEVTWHGLKARTQEPFIGLGQSCFLIARGGDKAVVDGLDLDLVTDIGKADFILLAGLDDSVAEPEYWRACLTGAVARGLPMLCANPDLAMFGATGLIPAPGALARFYATLGGRVTYVGKPHAPIFAAALEWLGQPAPARVLMIGDSLDHDVAGAARAGMLTLLLRSGVHRNETRTGPRELVRGPPVAAVPMPHWTMDHLAW from the coding sequence ATGACAGCCGACATCATTGACATCGAAGGTCTCGGCACGATCGCCGGTCGCTTTGATCACGTGCTGCTCGATCAATGGGGCACGCTGCACAAGGGTCAAGCCATCTTTCCCCAGGCGCGCGACTGCGTTGCGCGACTGCGCCAGGCCGGCAAGCGCATCCTCGTGCTGTCGAACTCGGGCAAGCGCGCCGGCAGCAATGCGGCGCGACTTGCCTCGCTCGGTCTTTCCCCGGAGGCCTATGACGGCATCCTGACATCAGGCGAAGTCACGTGGCACGGCCTGAAGGCGCGCACGCAGGAGCCCTTCATCGGACTTGGGCAGAGCTGCTTCCTGATCGCGCGCGGCGGCGACAAGGCGGTCGTCGACGGGCTCGACCTCGATCTCGTCACCGACATCGGGAAAGCCGATTTCATCCTGCTCGCAGGTCTCGACGACTCCGTCGCCGAGCCCGAATACTGGCGCGCGTGCCTGACCGGGGCCGTTGCACGCGGCCTGCCGATGCTGTGCGCCAATCCCGATCTCGCGATGTTCGGCGCCACCGGATTGATCCCGGCGCCCGGCGCACTGGCGCGCTTCTACGCGACGCTGGGCGGCCGTGTGACCTATGTTGGCAAGCCGCACGCGCCGATCTTTGCCGCCGCGCTCGAGTGGCTCGGCCAGCCGGCGCCGGCGCGCGTGCTGATGATCGGTGACAGCCTCGACCATGACGTGGCCGGCGCCGCCAGGGCCGGCATGCTGACGCTGCTGCTCAGATCCGGCGTGCACCGGAATGAGACGCGGACTGGCCCGCGTGAATTGGTACGAGGGCCGCCCGTCGCGGCTGTGCCGATGCCGCACTGGACAATGGATCATCTGGCCTGGTGA
- a CDS encoding LysR family transcriptional regulator: MKKFEEDLGVALFVRTTRQVSLTAVGLELLLKACALLDELSDTLEGVRTHGANQVERVTIGCLPTITAYQLPRVLRDFSAAYPNVSMKIYDNLAREIARCTGRRRL, from the coding sequence ATGAAGAAGTTCGAGGAGGACCTCGGCGTGGCACTGTTCGTGCGCACTACGCGGCAGGTCTCGCTCACTGCAGTCGGCCTCGAGCTGCTGCTGAAGGCTTGCGCGCTGCTCGACGAATTGTCCGACACGCTGGAAGGCGTTCGCACACACGGCGCCAACCAGGTCGAACGCGTCACCATCGGATGCCTGCCGACGATTACGGCCTATCAGCTCCCGCGCGTGCTGCGAGATTTCAGCGCAGCCTACCCCAACGTGTCGATGAAGATCTACGACAATTTGGCGCGCGAGATCGCCCGCTGCACCGGAAGACGACGGCTGTAA
- a CDS encoding FGGY-family carbohydrate kinase has translation MTGVFLGIDVGTGGVRACALDARGDKLGMESAPLPAPRQDGQAIDQDPELWWKATAAAIGKLGRIVDLGAVECVSVDGTSGTLLLIDATGQPCTPGLMYNDARAAAEAVRIAAVAPSDSGAHGARSALAKLLYLSGRGEAGHARFAVHQADWIAGRLAGHHGISDENNVLKLGYDPVTRGWPAWLDALGVPRELLPKVLVPGTPFAEIDSAVATALGLSPAARIAAGTTDGVAAFIATRADTPGDAVTSLGTTLVVKLLATRPIFAADQGVYSHRLGERWLAGGASNSGGGALLTHFTAADIERMTPRLQPEVPTGLNYYPLPKPGERFPIADPALPAKVAPRPSDDHRFFQALLEGIAGIEALAYRRLAELGAPKLRRVVSIGGGARNAAWTEIRRRALGVAVTVAEETEASYGAALLALRGAPP, from the coding sequence ATGACAGGCGTGTTCCTCGGCATCGACGTCGGAACGGGCGGCGTTCGCGCCTGCGCCCTCGATGCGCGCGGTGACAAGCTCGGCATGGAATCGGCGCCCCTTCCCGCGCCACGCCAGGATGGCCAAGCGATCGACCAGGATCCGGAACTCTGGTGGAAGGCGACGGCGGCCGCGATCGGCAAGCTCGGCCGCATTGTCGATCTCGGGGCTGTCGAGTGCGTCAGCGTCGACGGCACGTCGGGAACGCTGCTGCTCATCGACGCCACAGGCCAGCCCTGCACGCCGGGGCTGATGTACAATGACGCGCGAGCGGCAGCCGAAGCCGTCCGCATTGCGGCAGTGGCCCCCTCGGACAGCGGCGCACATGGCGCGCGCAGCGCATTGGCGAAGCTGCTGTATCTGTCGGGCCGCGGCGAGGCCGGACACGCGCGCTTTGCCGTGCATCAGGCCGACTGGATCGCAGGAAGGCTCGCCGGACATCACGGCATCAGCGACGAGAACAACGTCCTGAAGCTCGGCTACGATCCCGTGACGCGCGGCTGGCCGGCCTGGCTCGACGCGCTCGGCGTGCCCCGTGAATTGCTGCCGAAGGTGCTGGTGCCGGGAACCCCATTTGCGGAGATCGATTCCGCTGTCGCGACGGCGCTGGGCCTGTCGCCGGCGGCGCGCATCGCTGCCGGCACCACCGACGGCGTCGCCGCCTTTATCGCCACCCGCGCCGATACGCCCGGCGATGCCGTCACCTCGCTCGGAACGACGCTGGTGGTGAAGCTGCTGGCGACGCGGCCGATCTTCGCCGCCGATCAAGGCGTCTATTCGCACCGGCTGGGCGAGCGCTGGCTCGCCGGCGGCGCCTCCAATTCCGGCGGCGGCGCGCTGCTCACGCATTTCACGGCCGCCGATATCGAACGAATGACGCCGCGATTGCAGCCGGAGGTGCCGACCGGGCTCAACTACTATCCGCTTCCCAAGCCCGGCGAACGCTTTCCAATCGCCGATCCGGCTCTGCCGGCAAAGGTGGCGCCGCGCCCTTCGGACGATCACCGCTTCTTCCAGGCGCTGCTCGAAGGCATCGCGGGGATCGAAGCGCTCGCCTATCGGCGCCTGGCCGAGCTCGGAGCACCAAAGCTGCGGCGCGTCGTCAGCATTGGTGGCGGGGCGAGGAACGCGGCCTGGACCGAGATCAGGCGCCGCGCCCTCGGCGTTGCCGTCACCGTCGCCGAAGAGACGGAGGCCAGTTACGGCGCGGCGCTGCTCGCACTGCGAGGCGCCCCGCCATGA
- a CDS encoding class II aldolase/adducin family protein, translated as MQQQPALLHELRRMSARVGRNILLVQGAGGNSSIKRDDLLWVKASGTWLADAEHKDIFVPVSLGAARAALAQGDERIPLATDAATALRASIETSLHALMPHTVVLHVHSVNTIAWAVRIDAREEFAKRLEGLAWQWLDYHHPGLPLAKVVNDALAQDKVDVLILGNHGLVVGAETSAAAEALVNQVERRLALAPRSAIPPDHGALLSICAGTAYRLPKDPQCHSVAIDPYSRAIATSGSLYPDHVVFLGPGLPVLERGEDLRALTSRVRADGLPHPVALLIPGLGCVVRKDASDGAEAMLSCLALVTCRLPLTAQIRYLTQNNESALVNWDAERYRQQLTATRGAD; from the coding sequence ATGCAACAGCAACCTGCCCTGCTCCACGAGCTTCGTCGTATGTCGGCGCGCGTCGGCCGCAATATTCTGCTGGTGCAGGGCGCCGGCGGCAACTCCTCGATCAAGCGGGATGACCTGCTCTGGGTAAAGGCCTCCGGCACCTGGCTTGCGGATGCCGAGCACAAGGACATCTTCGTGCCGGTATCGCTCGGCGCGGCACGCGCGGCGCTCGCGCAAGGCGACGAACGTATTCCCCTCGCGACCGACGCGGCCACGGCCTTGCGCGCCTCGATCGAGACCTCGCTGCACGCGCTGATGCCGCACACGGTCGTGCTGCATGTGCATTCGGTCAACACCATTGCATGGGCGGTGCGGATCGACGCGCGGGAGGAGTTTGCGAAGCGACTGGAGGGACTGGCCTGGCAATGGCTGGACTATCATCATCCGGGACTGCCGCTGGCCAAGGTCGTGAACGACGCGCTGGCACAGGACAAGGTGGATGTGCTCATCCTCGGCAATCACGGGCTGGTGGTCGGCGCCGAGACCAGCGCTGCGGCAGAGGCGCTGGTGAACCAGGTCGAGAGGCGCCTTGCGCTCGCGCCACGCTCCGCAATTCCCCCGGATCACGGCGCGCTTCTCTCAATCTGCGCTGGCACGGCGTATCGCCTGCCAAAAGATCCGCAATGCCATAGCGTCGCTATCGACCCTTACAGCCGCGCGATTGCGACCAGCGGTTCGCTCTATCCGGACCATGTGGTCTTCCTCGGCCCGGGCTTACCCGTGCTGGAACGAGGCGAGGATCTTCGCGCCCTGACATCGCGAGTGCGGGCGGATGGGCTGCCGCATCCGGTCGCACTGCTCATTCCAGGCCTCGGCTGCGTCGTTCGCAAGGATGCAAGCGACGGCGCCGAGGCGATGCTGAGCTGTCTCGCCCTGGTGACCTGCCGTTTGCCTCTCACTGCGCAGATCCGCTATCTAACTCAGAACAATGAGTCTGCGTTGGTGAATTGGGATGCCGAGCGATATCGCCAGCAACTGACCGCGACCCGCGGAGCCGACTGA
- a CDS encoding ABC transporter substrate-binding protein: MYDREKNLFDSYAAKRISRRDLLDGAAKLGIAGVAANAAYVSAMSRAMAADFNWKAYSGKTVKLLLNKHPYVDAMIGDIEAFKALTGMNVAYDIFPEDVYFDKVTAALSSKSDQYDAFMTGAYMTWTYGPAGWIEDLNAYIKDPAKTNPAFAWDDVLPGLRSSTAWDGVAGSELGSGKAKQWCIPWGYELNNITYNRNIFGKVGVKPPKNLDELLDVAAKITKDAGGPYGVGVRGSRSWATIHPGFLSAYSNFGQKDFVMEGGKLKAAMNTKASKEFHEKWVKMIQTSGPKNWSTYTWYQVGTDLGAGASGMIFDADILGYFMNGGENKERGNLGYAPFAANPAAKAPTPNVWIWSLALSSFSKQKDATWLFMQWAASTEHDLFGARKMDFVNPVRASVWKDSEFRDRIAKSYPGYLEQHDLSSPGAKIYFTAQPLFFDLTTEWAASLQKMVAKEVSVDEGLDKLADSINRQLKQAGLG, encoded by the coding sequence ATGTACGATCGCGAGAAGAATCTGTTCGACTCCTACGCCGCCAAACGCATCAGCCGGCGTGATCTGCTGGATGGCGCCGCCAAGCTCGGCATCGCCGGCGTTGCTGCCAACGCGGCCTATGTCTCCGCAATGTCGCGGGCCATGGCGGCGGACTTCAACTGGAAGGCCTATAGCGGCAAGACGGTCAAGCTGCTGTTGAACAAGCATCCCTATGTCGATGCGATGATCGGCGATATCGAGGCCTTCAAGGCGCTGACGGGAATGAACGTCGCGTACGACATCTTCCCGGAGGACGTCTATTTCGACAAGGTCACCGCGGCGCTGTCCTCGAAATCGGACCAGTACGACGCCTTCATGACCGGCGCCTATATGACCTGGACCTACGGTCCGGCCGGCTGGATCGAGGATCTTAACGCCTACATCAAGGACCCCGCAAAGACCAACCCGGCCTTCGCCTGGGACGACGTGCTGCCCGGCCTTCGTTCCTCGACGGCATGGGACGGCGTTGCTGGCTCCGAGCTCGGCTCGGGCAAGGCCAAGCAATGGTGCATCCCGTGGGGCTATGAGCTCAACAACATCACCTACAATCGCAACATCTTCGGCAAGGTCGGCGTCAAGCCACCGAAGAATCTCGACGAGCTGCTCGACGTCGCCGCCAAGATCACCAAGGATGCGGGCGGACCTTACGGCGTCGGCGTGCGTGGCTCGCGATCGTGGGCCACGATCCATCCCGGCTTCCTCTCGGCCTATTCGAATTTCGGCCAGAAGGATTTCGTGATGGAGGGCGGCAAGCTGAAGGCCGCCATGAACACCAAGGCCTCCAAGGAGTTTCACGAGAAATGGGTCAAGATGATCCAGACCTCGGGGCCGAAAAACTGGTCGACCTACACCTGGTACCAGGTCGGCACCGATCTCGGCGCCGGCGCCTCCGGCATGATCTTCGACGCCGACATTCTCGGCTACTTCATGAACGGCGGCGAGAACAAGGAGAGGGGCAATCTCGGCTATGCGCCGTTCGCGGCCAATCCGGCCGCCAAGGCGCCGACGCCGAACGTCTGGATCTGGTCGCTCGCGCTCTCCAGCTTCTCCAAGCAGAAGGACGCGACCTGGCTGTTCATGCAATGGGCGGCCTCGACCGAGCACGATCTGTTCGGCGCCCGCAAGATGGATTTCGTCAATCCGGTGCGCGCGTCGGTCTGGAAGGACAGCGAATTCCGCGATCGGATCGCAAAGTCCTATCCGGGCTATCTCGAGCAGCATGATCTGTCCTCGCCGGGTGCCAAGATTTACTTCACGGCCCAGCCGCTGTTCTTCGACCTGACGACGGAATGGGCGGCTTCGCTCCAGAAGATGGTAGCCAAGGAGGTCAGCGTCGACGAGGGACTCGACAAGCTCGCCGACAGCATCAACCGCCAGCTCAAGCAGGCAGGCCTTGGTTGA
- a CDS encoding sugar-binding transcriptional regulator, with protein MVDGEASLATRAAWLYFAAGLTQSEVADRLNIQSTKAHRLIARASREGMIRVFVEGPVAECVALENTLVERYGLAFCRVAPDLGEGELPLRALALEGASFLRQNLERGEDKIIGVGHGRTLAAVVEQLPQTPARSVQFVSLLGGLTRKFAANPFDVIHRLAERTGAEAYLLPVPVFANSVADRAVLMKQFGIAEVFALARKASLLFVGIGQIHAEGFLVSSGMIRPDEVVELKRAGACADLLGHFFNANGELLDIDLSARATSMEGADLRKHRIVAIGGGLAKVTALRAVLRSGLLHGLIIDEVTAQALATDKLEATSGKGKTNKTKNKRQKGSKRA; from the coding sequence ATGGTTGACGGTGAGGCGTCGCTCGCAACGCGCGCGGCGTGGCTGTACTTCGCCGCCGGGCTGACCCAGTCCGAAGTCGCCGACCGCCTCAACATCCAGAGCACCAAGGCGCATCGGCTGATCGCGCGTGCCAGCCGCGAGGGCATGATCCGCGTCTTCGTCGAAGGTCCTGTGGCCGAATGCGTCGCGCTGGAGAACACGCTGGTCGAGCGCTACGGCCTTGCCTTCTGCCGCGTCGCGCCCGATCTCGGCGAGGGCGAGCTGCCACTCAGGGCCCTTGCGCTCGAAGGCGCGAGCTTCCTGCGGCAGAACCTCGAACGCGGCGAGGACAAGATCATCGGCGTCGGGCATGGCCGCACGCTCGCAGCGGTAGTCGAGCAGTTGCCGCAGACGCCGGCGCGCAGCGTGCAATTCGTCTCCCTGCTCGGCGGATTGACGCGGAAATTCGCCGCCAATCCGTTCGACGTCATTCACCGGCTAGCGGAACGCACCGGCGCGGAGGCTTATCTCCTGCCGGTGCCGGTGTTCGCCAATTCGGTCGCCGACCGCGCGGTGTTGATGAAGCAATTTGGCATCGCGGAGGTGTTCGCGCTCGCGCGCAAGGCCTCGCTCCTGTTCGTCGGCATCGGACAGATCCATGCCGAGGGCTTCCTGGTCTCGAGCGGCATGATCAGGCCGGACGAGGTTGTCGAATTGAAGCGCGCCGGCGCCTGCGCCGACCTGCTCGGGCATTTCTTCAACGCCAACGGCGAGCTGCTGGACATCGACCTGTCGGCGCGTGCGACCTCGATGGAGGGCGCGGACCTCAGGAAACACCGCATCGTCGCCATCGGCGGCGGTCTCGCCAAGGTGACGGCGCTGCGCGCGGTGCTGCGCAGCGGCCTCCTGCACGGTCTCATCATCGACGAGGTGACCGCACAGGCCCTCGCAACCGACAAGCTGGAGGCGACATCCGGCAAGGGCAAGACCAACAAGACCAAGAACAAGCGACAGAAGGGAAGTAAACGCGCATAA
- a CDS encoding ABC transporter ATP-binding protein — protein sequence MARLELNAVGKSFGPVRCAEDLSLAVEPGEIVAVFGPSGSGKTVLLRMIAGMFEPDEGDILVGGRSIVGAPPEQRGIGMAFQNFALFPHMSAQNNIASGLRAKGAAEVASRVKSISRLLKIEHVLGHRPRELSNGQKQRTALARALIGNPDVLLLDDPLRNVDAKLRYEMRLELPSLLRRSSASVLYVTQDYREAMAIADRIAVLVDGRLVQVARPEEIYARPASVAVARLFGDPSINLAEVEPVAAQGGLSAQVAGTPVRLDAADRAIVDHGPCWLGVRPDDLVISRQAGENAIPARIVAVTPMHEKAVLLLRFADGSEWLAALPQGSAMASAEDGVFVRFAPEAALLFDRATGLRVGLSHRRQAA from the coding sequence ATGGCGCGTCTTGAACTCAACGCCGTCGGCAAGTCGTTCGGCCCGGTCCGCTGCGCCGAGGATCTTTCGCTGGCGGTCGAGCCCGGCGAAATCGTCGCGGTGTTCGGTCCGTCCGGCAGCGGCAAGACCGTGCTCCTGCGCATGATCGCGGGCATGTTCGAACCGGACGAGGGAGACATCCTGGTCGGCGGTCGATCGATCGTGGGCGCGCCGCCCGAGCAGCGCGGGATCGGCATGGCCTTCCAGAACTTTGCCCTGTTTCCCCACATGAGCGCGCAGAACAACATAGCTAGCGGCCTGCGAGCCAAGGGCGCCGCGGAGGTGGCGAGCCGGGTCAAGTCGATCAGCCGGCTGCTGAAGATCGAGCATGTGCTCGGCCACAGGCCGCGCGAATTGTCGAACGGGCAGAAGCAGCGCACCGCGCTCGCGCGCGCCCTGATCGGCAACCCGGATGTGCTGCTGCTCGACGATCCCTTGCGCAATGTCGATGCCAAGCTGCGCTACGAGATGCGGCTCGAATTGCCGAGCCTGCTGCGGCGGAGCTCGGCCTCAGTCCTCTACGTCACCCAGGACTATCGCGAGGCGATGGCGATCGCCGACCGGATCGCGGTGCTGGTCGACGGCCGCCTGGTGCAGGTCGCGCGTCCCGAGGAGATCTATGCCAGGCCCGCGTCGGTTGCGGTCGCGCGCCTGTTCGGCGATCCCAGCATCAATCTCGCGGAGGTCGAGCCGGTCGCCGCGCAGGGCGGGCTCAGCGCGCAGGTGGCGGGGACGCCCGTGCGGCTAGACGCCGCCGATCGCGCGATCGTCGATCACGGTCCGTGCTGGCTCGGCGTGCGTCCGGATGATCTCGTCATCAGCCGCCAAGCCGGCGAAAACGCCATACCGGCGCGTATCGTCGCGGTCACGCCGATGCATGAGAAGGCCGTGCTGCTGCTGCGCTTCGCCGACGGATCCGAGTGGCTCGCCGCCCTGCCGCAGGGCTCGGCCATGGCGAGCGCGGAGGACGGGGTCTTCGTTCGCTTCGCGCCGGAGGCGGCGCTTCTGTTCGACCGTGCAACGGGTCTGCGCGTCGGACTGTCGCATCGACGGCAGGCGGCATGA
- a CDS encoding carbohydrate ABC transporter permease yields MDHSSFAGRIFRGMALALVLVFFLFPIVWIFLMSFQANEQILRIPPHILFEPTLANYQALISGQLRTAAGNLEISFMRNLVNSFALSSAAVVLALLLGVPAAYAFARFKFRLGETIAFTLLSFRFAPPLLVLLPLSLYYQQLGLNDTYFGIVWVYQLIALPLILWIVRGYFEDISPDIEHAYRLAGHTWREAFTRIAVPLAGPGIAAAGLLSFIFCWNNFVFALILASADKQPVTVGALAFVTASGIQYGQIAAAIVLSVTPTLLLALYAQRYLVEGLSLGAVKG; encoded by the coding sequence ATGGATCACTCCAGTTTCGCAGGGCGCATCTTCCGAGGCATGGCGCTCGCGCTCGTGCTCGTGTTCTTCCTGTTTCCGATCGTCTGGATCTTCCTGATGTCGTTCCAGGCCAACGAGCAGATCCTGCGGATTCCGCCGCACATCCTGTTCGAGCCGACGCTGGCCAATTATCAGGCCCTGATCTCGGGGCAGCTGCGGACCGCTGCCGGCAATCTCGAAATATCCTTCATGCGTAACCTCGTGAACAGCTTTGCGCTGTCGAGCGCTGCCGTGGTGCTGGCCCTGCTGCTTGGTGTGCCCGCGGCCTACGCCTTTGCGCGGTTCAAGTTCCGGCTCGGCGAGACCATCGCCTTCACGCTGCTGTCGTTCCGCTTCGCGCCGCCGCTGCTGGTGCTGTTGCCGCTGTCGCTGTACTACCAGCAGCTCGGCCTCAACGACACCTATTTCGGCATCGTCTGGGTCTATCAGCTCATCGCGTTGCCGCTGATCCTGTGGATCGTGCGCGGCTATTTCGAGGACATCAGCCCCGACATCGAACATGCCTATCGCCTCGCTGGTCATACCTGGCGCGAGGCATTCACGCGGATCGCGGTGCCGCTCGCAGGACCTGGCATCGCGGCAGCCGGCCTGCTGTCCTTCATCTTTTGCTGGAACAATTTCGTGTTCGCGCTGATCCTGGCCTCGGCCGACAAGCAGCCTGTGACCGTGGGGGCGCTGGCGTTCGTCACGGCGTCGGGCATTCAGTACGGCCAGATCGCAGCCGCGATCGTGCTCTCGGTCACGCCGACCCTGCTGCTCGCGCTGTACGCGCAGCGCTATCTGGTCGAGGGCCTGTCGCTCGGTGCGGTGAAAGGCTGA
- a CDS encoding SMP-30/gluconolactonase/LRE family protein has product MRWNDIVFDDKGGFWFTNLGKTYDRLMDRGAVYYAGVDGSMIKEAIYPIMTPNGVGLSPDGRTLYVSETETSRVWS; this is encoded by the coding sequence TTGCGGTGGAACGACATCGTCTTCGACGACAAGGGCGGCTTCTGGTTCACGAACCTCGGCAAGACCTATGACCGCCTGATGGACCGCGGCGCGGTCTATTACGCAGGCGTTGACGGCTCGATGATCAAGGAAGCGATCTACCCGATCATGACGCCGAACGGCGTCGGGCTGTCGCCGGACGGGCGCACGCTCTATGTCTCGGAAACCGAGACCAGCCGGGTCTGGAGCTAA
- a CDS encoding SMP-30/gluconolactonase/LRE family protein, protein MRGGISVFSPDGRLIEFHEADEVYCTNICFGGADMRTAFITLSGTGRLVAVDWPRPGLALNDPRTARR, encoded by the coding sequence GTGCGCGGCGGCATCAGCGTCTTTTCGCCGGATGGTCGGCTGATCGAATTCCACGAGGCCGACGAGGTCTATTGCACCAACATCTGCTTCGGCGGCGCGGACATGCGCACGGCCTTCATCACGCTCTCGGGCACCGGGCGACTGGTCGCCGTGGACTGGCCGCGGCCCGGTCTTGCCCTCAACGACCCCCGCACCGCGCGGCGGTAG
- a CDS encoding carbohydrate ABC transporter permease — MVQLSQTNVLQRRTTRLRGRMLPYLLSLPALLVCIAILVPFVTAAIYSLQRYRLNLPHLRGFIGVDNYIDFLSDPAFWNTLRISLTYTALTVVLELLLGLGIALLLRRPTRFHNAVSIALLLPLMTAPAIAALMWKLMTNPSFGILSYLVSLLGVHDFKWASDPSSALLTVVLVDVWVYTPFIMILLLAGLRSLPRQPFEAAALDGVPASFVFFRITLPMLAPYIITASLFRLLDSIQQFDIIYAMTQGGPGDRLMVFQVQAYLEFFQYTNVGRSAALLMILWLITNILSNIFIKNWLRLRARAHGHA; from the coding sequence ATGGTCCAGTTGTCCCAGACGAATGTGCTGCAGCGCCGCACCACGAGGCTGCGCGGGCGCATGCTGCCCTATCTGCTGAGCCTGCCGGCCCTGCTGGTCTGCATCGCCATCCTCGTGCCCTTCGTGACGGCGGCGATCTATTCGCTCCAGCGCTACCGGCTGAACCTGCCTCATCTGCGCGGCTTCATAGGGGTCGACAATTACATCGACTTTCTCTCCGATCCCGCCTTCTGGAACACGCTTCGCATCTCGCTCACCTATACCGCCTTGACGGTGGTGCTTGAGCTGCTGCTCGGTCTCGGCATTGCCCTGCTGCTGCGACGTCCGACGCGCTTTCACAATGCGGTGTCCATCGCGCTGCTGCTGCCGTTGATGACGGCGCCCGCGATCGCGGCGCTGATGTGGAAGCTCATGACCAACCCGAGCTTCGGCATTCTGTCCTATCTCGTCAGCCTGCTCGGCGTGCACGACTTCAAATGGGCGTCCGATCCTTCGAGCGCATTGCTCACGGTGGTGCTGGTGGACGTCTGGGTCTACACGCCCTTCATCATGATCTTGCTGCTGGCGGGCCTGCGCTCGCTGCCGCGGCAGCCGTTCGAGGCCGCGGCGCTCGATGGTGTCCCGGCCAGCTTCGTGTTCTTCCGCATCACGCTGCCGATGCTCGCGCCCTACATCATCACGGCGTCGCTATTTCGCCTGCTGGATTCGATCCAGCAGTTTGACATCATCTATGCGATGACGCAGGGCGGTCCCGGTGACCGGCTGATGGTGTTCCAGGTTCAGGCCTATCTCGAATTCTTCCAATACACCAATGTCGGCCGTTCGGCGGCACTGCTGATGATCCTGTGGCTGATCACCAATATCCTGTCGAACATCTTCATCAAGAACTGGCTGCGCCTGCGGGCGCGCGCCCACGGCCACGCGTGA